One genomic region from Paraburkholderia azotifigens encodes:
- the glpK gene encoding glycerol kinase GlpK, with protein MQDQYILALDQGTTSSRAMLFDRKGNVVSVAQKEFRQIYPHPGWVEHDPQEIWATQAGVAAEAVTHAGLNGTSIAAIGITNQRETTIVWDRETGHPIYNAIVWQDRRTADFCDQLKAQGLEDKVRAKTGLPIDSYFSATKIRWILDNVDGARDKARQGKLAFGTVDSWLVWNFTKHELHITDVTNASRTMLFNIHTLQWDDELLDALDIPRSMLPEVRPSSEVYGPTKTTVFASKIPLAGIAGDQHAALFGQMCTRSGMVKNTYGTGCFLVMNTGSKPIESKNNLVTTIAWQIGDQVNYALEGSIFIAGAVVQWLRDGLGIIRSASEVETLARGVEHCDGVYLVPAFAGLGAPHWNARARGTLFGVTRGTTSAHIARAALDSIAYQSVDVLKAMEADSGIHIDELRVDGGACANNLLMQFQADILGVDAVRPKVAETTALGAAYLAGLATGYWKDIDELQKQWALDHRFSPSMPAADAKACLDGWQRAIRAAKAWADAP; from the coding sequence ATGCAGGATCAGTACATCCTGGCGCTAGACCAGGGCACCACGAGTTCGCGCGCGATGCTGTTCGATCGCAAGGGCAATGTCGTCTCGGTTGCGCAGAAGGAATTCCGGCAGATTTATCCGCATCCGGGCTGGGTCGAGCACGATCCGCAGGAAATCTGGGCGACGCAGGCGGGCGTCGCGGCCGAAGCCGTCACGCACGCCGGACTGAACGGCACGTCGATTGCCGCGATCGGCATCACGAACCAGCGCGAAACAACGATCGTCTGGGACCGCGAAACAGGGCATCCCATTTATAACGCGATCGTCTGGCAGGATCGCCGCACAGCTGATTTCTGCGACCAGCTGAAGGCGCAAGGCCTCGAAGACAAGGTCCGCGCGAAGACCGGCTTGCCGATCGATTCGTACTTCTCCGCAACGAAGATCCGCTGGATTCTCGATAACGTCGACGGCGCGCGCGACAAGGCCAGGCAAGGCAAGCTCGCTTTCGGCACGGTCGACAGCTGGCTCGTGTGGAACTTCACGAAGCACGAATTGCATATCACCGACGTGACCAACGCATCGCGCACGATGCTCTTCAACATCCACACGCTGCAATGGGACGACGAGCTGCTCGACGCGCTCGACATTCCGCGCAGCATGCTGCCCGAAGTGCGTCCTTCGTCGGAAGTGTATGGGCCGACGAAGACCACCGTGTTCGCATCGAAGATTCCGCTTGCGGGCATCGCAGGCGATCAGCACGCGGCGCTCTTCGGCCAGATGTGCACGCGTTCCGGCATGGTGAAGAACACCTACGGCACGGGCTGCTTCCTCGTGATGAACACGGGCTCGAAGCCGATCGAGTCGAAGAACAATCTCGTCACCACGATTGCATGGCAGATCGGCGATCAGGTCAACTACGCGCTCGAAGGCAGCATCTTCATCGCGGGCGCTGTCGTGCAGTGGTTGCGCGACGGGCTGGGCATCATTCGCAGCGCGTCGGAGGTCGAGACGCTCGCGCGCGGCGTCGAGCATTGCGACGGCGTGTATCTCGTGCCGGCGTTCGCGGGCCTCGGCGCGCCGCACTGGAACGCGCGCGCTCGCGGCACGCTGTTCGGCGTGACGCGCGGCACGACGTCGGCGCACATCGCGCGCGCGGCGCTCGATTCGATCGCGTATCAATCCGTGGACGTTCTCAAGGCAATGGAAGCCGACTCGGGCATCCATATCGACGAACTGCGCGTGGACGGCGGCGCGTGCGCGAACAATCTGCTGATGCAGTTCCAGGCCGACATTCTCGGCGTCGACGCCGTGCGTCCGAAGGTCGCCGAAACGACGGCGCTCGGCGCTGCGTATCTTGCTGGGCTCGCGACGGGCTACTGGAAAGACATCGACGAATTGCAGAAGCAATGGGCGCTCGACCACCGCTTCTCCCCGTCGATGCCTGCCGCCGACGCGAAGGCGTGCCTGGACGGCTGGCAGCGAGCGATCCGCGCGGCGAAGGCGTGGGCTGACGCGCCGTGA
- a CDS encoding HAD family hydrolase has translation MIDHLICDCDGVLVDSEVIADRVMHDTLAATFPTLDFDEICKTAFGQQTSRFLKSVETALDIQLPADFLQTVEANVEAELASSLSAISGVRDALQRVPLPAAVVSNSRMTRVSASVRRAGLAEIFGSRVFSAEQVARPKPYPDVYLFAAQQLGVEPSRCVVVEDSVSGLNAARAAGMMTVAFVGASHIPDGYADVLRNLGITRIMKHMDELPSFVQAGMRGEFRGVQS, from the coding sequence ATGATCGACCATCTCATTTGCGACTGCGACGGCGTGCTCGTCGACAGCGAAGTCATTGCCGACCGTGTGATGCACGACACGCTCGCCGCTACTTTTCCGACACTCGATTTCGATGAAATCTGCAAGACTGCGTTCGGTCAGCAGACTTCGCGCTTTCTGAAGAGCGTCGAAACGGCGCTCGACATTCAGTTGCCCGCTGATTTTTTGCAGACCGTCGAAGCGAATGTCGAAGCGGAGCTGGCGTCATCGTTGTCGGCGATCAGTGGCGTGCGCGATGCGCTGCAGCGGGTGCCGTTGCCGGCCGCCGTCGTATCGAACAGCCGGATGACGCGCGTGAGCGCATCGGTGCGGCGCGCGGGACTCGCCGAGATTTTTGGGTCACGGGTGTTTAGCGCTGAGCAGGTCGCGCGGCCCAAGCCGTATCCTGACGTGTATCTGTTTGCTGCGCAGCAATTGGGCGTTGAGCCTTCGCGGTGCGTTGTGGTCGAGGATAGCGTTTCTGGGTTGAATGCCGCTCGCGCGGCGGGAATGATGACTGTTGCGTTTGTTGGCGCTAGTCATATTCCTGATGGCTACGCCGATGTGCTGCGGAATCTGGGTATTACCCGGATCATGAAACACATGGATGAGTTGCCTTCATTCGTTCAGGCAGGGATGCGGGGGGAGTTTCGGGGCGTGCAGTCGTAG
- the ribB gene encoding 3,4-dihydroxy-2-butanone-4-phosphate synthase has protein sequence MSAVSTSAAYAWPAPSVVAEDAVADLPLLASEPVPPRIAAALDALREGRAVVLQDDHDRENEADLIMSAERMSVEMMALFIRECSGIVCLCLTDEKVRALELPPMTAHNESRNTTAFTVSIEAREGVSTGVSAADRLTTIRAAIADHAKPADIVRPGHVYPLRAMPGGVLARRGHTEGTVDLVTLAGLKPAGVLCELMNADGTMMRGADVEAFAARHSMPMLTIAELVEFRRALLVAREDCVEV, from the coding sequence ATGTCCGCTGTATCCACTTCTGCTGCCTATGCCTGGCCTGCACCGTCCGTCGTCGCGGAGGATGCCGTCGCCGATCTCCCGTTGCTGGCCTCCGAACCCGTTCCGCCGCGCATTGCCGCCGCGCTCGATGCGTTGCGCGAAGGCCGTGCCGTCGTGCTGCAGGACGATCACGATCGCGAGAACGAAGCCGACCTGATCATGTCCGCCGAGCGCATGAGCGTCGAGATGATGGCGCTGTTCATCCGCGAGTGCAGCGGCATTGTGTGTTTGTGCCTGACCGACGAAAAAGTGCGCGCACTCGAGTTGCCGCCGATGACGGCTCACAACGAAAGCCGCAATACGACGGCGTTCACGGTATCGATCGAAGCGCGCGAGGGCGTGTCGACGGGCGTTTCCGCTGCGGACCGGCTGACGACGATCCGTGCTGCGATTGCGGATCACGCGAAGCCTGCGGATATCGTGCGTCCTGGTCACGTGTATCCGTTGCGCGCGATGCCGGGCGGCGTGCTGGCGCGCCGCGGGCATACGGAAGGAACCGTCGATCTCGTGACGTTGGCGGGGCTGAAGCCCGCCGGTGTTCTGTGCGAGTTGATGAATGCCGATGGCACCATGATGCGTGGGGCTGATGTTGAGGCGTTCGCTGCCAGGCATTCCATGCCGATGTTGACTATTGCCGAACTGGTGGAGTTTCGGCGCGCGCTTTTGGTCGCGCGGGAGGATTGTGTCGAGGTTTGA
- a CDS encoding helix-turn-helix domain-containing protein, giving the protein MQSPLALVRDRASEGHDAAHAHDEPRSSEFDALEHRVGVNLARLRAERQLSLDALARASGVSRAMLAQIESARSVPSIKVLCKVAAALKVSVAAFLRQHAVNGFEHLPAERSARVVTSNGRYWTRALHPDAEPSTAEFHELRIAPLHTEPGTRRAPGTLVNLVVSVGTIEVSVHDRRQLLATGDSIVFDADQPHSLRNPGDTEARAFRVTVNAETPPRWDVPHDVTNGAPNDAQLANAHSEG; this is encoded by the coding sequence ATGCAGTCACCGCTTGCGCTCGTACGCGACCGCGCGTCCGAAGGCCACGATGCGGCCCATGCTCACGACGAACCGCGCTCTTCCGAATTCGATGCGCTCGAACATCGTGTCGGCGTGAATCTGGCGAGGCTGCGCGCCGAGCGTCAGTTGTCGCTCGATGCTTTAGCCCGCGCATCGGGCGTGTCGCGTGCGATGCTCGCGCAGATCGAATCGGCGCGCAGCGTGCCGTCGATCAAGGTGCTGTGCAAGGTCGCGGCGGCGTTGAAGGTGTCGGTCGCCGCGTTTTTGCGCCAGCACGCCGTGAACGGCTTCGAGCATTTGCCAGCAGAGCGCTCGGCGCGCGTGGTCACGTCGAATGGCCGCTACTGGACGCGCGCGCTGCATCCCGACGCCGAGCCGTCGACCGCCGAATTTCACGAGCTGCGCATTGCGCCGCTGCACACCGAGCCGGGCACGCGACGCGCGCCGGGAACGCTGGTGAATCTCGTCGTCAGCGTGGGGACGATCGAAGTCAGCGTGCACGATCGTCGCCAGCTGCTTGCGACGGGTGATTCGATCGTCTTCGACGCCGACCAGCCGCACAGTCTGCGCAATCCCGGCGATACGGAAGCGCGCGCATTTCGCGTGACGGTGAATGCCGAGACGCCGCCGCGCTGGGACGTGCCGCATGACGTGACTAACGGCGCGCCGAACGACGCGCAACTCGCGAACGCGCATTCCGAAGGATGA